A genomic window from Leptolyngbya sp. BL0902 includes:
- a CDS encoding YlxR family protein, translated as MAPNDRRCVSCRRVAPKAEFWRVVRLAHSTTVCLDQGMGRSAYLCPQADCLRIAQRKNRLGRALKAPIPDSLWPQLWQRLEAGVSPLASKLPSR; from the coding sequence ATGGCTCCCAACGATAGGCGCTGCGTCAGTTGTCGGCGCGTTGCCCCCAAGGCTGAGTTCTGGCGAGTGGTGCGTCTGGCTCATTCCACCACCGTCTGCCTCGATCAGGGTATGGGGCGATCTGCCTACCTGTGCCCCCAGGCCGACTGTCTGCGGATTGCCCAGCGCAAAAACCGTCTTGGTCGCGCCCTCAAAGCGCCCATTCCCGATAGTCTTTGGCCCCAGCTTTGGCAGCGCCTAGAGGCTGGCGTCAGCCCCTTGGCATCCAAGCTGCCGAGCCGTTAG
- the nusA gene encoding transcription termination factor NusA — protein MSLVNLPNLQEMIDTISREKNLPKHAVENALREALLKGYERYRRTQQMGLHFDEEYFDNFDIELDVDDYGEQGFRVLATKTIVEEVTSQDHQIALDEVREVAPEAQAGDTVVLDVTPDQGDFGRMAAIQTKQVLAQKLRDQQRKLIQEEFQDLEGAILNARVLRFERQSVIMAVSSGVGQPEVEAELLKRDQLPNDNYRANATFRVALKKVSEGSHRGPQLLVSRADAALVVELFTNEVPEIEDEIVRIVAVAREANPPSRSVGPRTKIAVDTLERDVDPVGACIGARGSRIQVVVNELRGEKIDVIRWSPDPATYISNALSPARVDEVRLVNPDERQAHVLVPEDQLSLAIGKEGQNVRLAARLTGWKIDIKDAGKYDYAAEDQKLAELQAAREAAEAEAQAKAAEAEAKAKAAQAAREAKMAAIAAAAEEVEAELEAGFLKEEEDVEPAEPEPIAPTDEAEDLDLESAATEEE, from the coding sequence ATGTCTCTGGTTAATCTGCCCAATTTGCAGGAGATGATCGACACCATTAGTCGAGAAAAGAATCTGCCCAAACACGCTGTAGAAAATGCCCTACGCGAGGCGCTGCTGAAGGGCTACGAACGCTACCGCCGCACCCAGCAAATGGGCCTCCACTTCGATGAAGAGTATTTTGACAATTTCGATATTGAACTGGATGTGGATGACTACGGCGAACAGGGGTTCCGGGTGTTGGCCACCAAAACCATCGTCGAGGAAGTGACCAGCCAGGATCACCAGATCGCCCTGGACGAAGTGCGGGAAGTGGCTCCCGAAGCCCAGGCCGGGGATACGGTGGTGCTGGATGTCACGCCCGATCAGGGTGACTTTGGCCGCATGGCAGCGATTCAAACCAAGCAGGTTCTGGCCCAGAAGTTGCGGGATCAGCAGCGTAAGCTGATTCAGGAGGAGTTTCAGGATCTCGAAGGAGCGATTCTGAATGCGCGGGTGCTGCGGTTTGAGCGGCAGTCGGTGATTATGGCCGTGAGTAGCGGCGTGGGTCAGCCGGAAGTGGAGGCGGAACTGCTGAAGCGGGATCAACTGCCCAACGACAACTACCGGGCCAACGCCACCTTCCGGGTTGCCCTCAAAAAAGTGTCTGAGGGGTCTCACCGGGGGCCGCAGTTGTTGGTCTCCCGTGCCGATGCGGCCCTGGTGGTGGAACTGTTCACCAACGAAGTGCCGGAAATCGAAGACGAAATCGTCCGCATTGTGGCCGTGGCCCGCGAAGCCAACCCGCCCTCCCGCTCCGTTGGCCCCCGCACCAAAATTGCCGTGGATACCCTAGAGCGAGACGTGGATCCGGTCGGGGCCTGCATTGGCGCACGGGGATCGCGGATTCAGGTGGTGGTGAACGAACTGCGCGGCGAAAAAATCGACGTGATCCGCTGGTCGCCCGACCCTGCCACCTACATTTCCAACGCCCTCAGCCCTGCCCGGGTGGATGAGGTGCGCCTGGTTAACCCCGACGAGCGGCAGGCCCATGTGCTGGTGCCCGAAGATCAGCTCAGCCTCGCCATTGGCAAAGAGGGGCAAAACGTCCGCCTTGCGGCCCGCCTGACCGGGTGGAAAATCGACATCAAGGACGCGGGCAAGTATGACTATGCCGCCGAAGATCAAAAACTAGCGGAACTGCAAGCCGCCCGTGAAGCCGCCGAAGCCGAAGCCCAGGCCAAAGCTGCCGAAGCCGAAGCCAAGGCCAAAGCCGCCCAAGCCGCCCGCGAAGCCAAGATGGCCGCCATTGCCGCCGCCGCCGAAGAAGTGGAGGCCGAACTGGAAGCCGGATTCCTCAAAGAGGAGGAGGACGTGGAACCCGCTGAGCCCGAACCCATCGCTCCCACAGACGAGGCGGAAGACCTAGACTTAGAATCCGCCGCAACGGAGGAGGAATAG